The Coffea arabica cultivar ET-39 chromosome 1e, Coffea Arabica ET-39 HiFi, whole genome shotgun sequence genome has a window encoding:
- the LOC113694888 gene encoding putative late blight resistance protein homolog R1A-3, translating to MVGQQRSIGGVKTCRIHDLLHVFCLRKAKDQNFLQFMRGYDVLHKVEEPYNLCRLSIYSQPKHFVKSRIFCPRMRSLLYSSRGGGSHEVLDHLSFIFHLKLLRVLDLGQISLGSAFPTELSLLVELRYLAVLGWFKDNIPSSLEKLSKLETLFVTTYYFDVGLLLFLDTLMKMQKLRHLHVCGALIDLRLANDNIEYSSILYSLDTFSTVKLYVGQSMEKVMGKFPNIRELKCCLQQSEESSDDSNMIVAMDSLSQLESLKLVLGKVASHLIEFHLPLNIKKLTVEDFSFRTIATIAKLPNLQVLKLLRQADGANEWDMEGMDEEEFFPELKFLKLEDLSMVTWRGSGLHFPSLEKLVLEGCKELEELPSCLWETLTLQLIAVHRCLYSAGDVVRDIQKQQIDYGNKYLKILISEEIEDTLSWSDGDYEG from the coding sequence ATGGTGGGGCAACAAAGATCCATTGGTGGTGTCAAGACATGCCGCATTCATGATTTGTTGCATGTGTTTTGTCTGAGAAAAGCCAAAGATCAAAATTTTCTACAGTTTATGCGAGGGTATGATGTGCTTCATAAAGTTGAGGAGCCATACAACCTATGTCGGTTATCCATTTACTCCCAACCAAAGCATTTTGTGAAATCAAGGATATTTTGTCCCCGCATGCGCTCTCTACTATATTCTTCTCGTGGTGGTGGGAGCCATGAAGTGTTAGACCATTTgtccttcatttttcacttgaaaCTTCTTAGAGTGTTGGATCTAGGACAGATTAGTCTAGGTTCTGCTTTCCCGACTGAATTGAGCTTGCTAGTGGAGCTGAGGTATTTGGCAGTTCTAGGTTGGTTCAAGGACAACATTCCATCATCACTAGAAAAACTCTCAAAATTGGAAACTCTTTTTGTGACAACATACTATTTTGATGTTGGTCTTTTGTTATTTCTGGATACTTTGATGAAAATGCAGAAATTGAGACATCTACATGTATGTGGAGCTTTGATTGATCTTAGGTTGGCCAATGACAACATTGAATATTCCTCCATTTTATACAGTTTAGATACTTTTTCCACTGTAAAGCTTTATGTGGGGCAAAGCATGGAAAAGGTGATGGGAAAGTTTCCAAATATCCGTGAACTAAAATGCTGTCTCCAGCAATCAGAAGAATCTTCTGATGACAGCAACATGATTGTGGCAATGGACTCTCTAAGTCAACTAGAATCACTAAAGCTGGTTCTAGGTAAAGTGGCTTCCCATCTAATTGAATTCCATCTTCCCTTGAATATTAAAAAGCTGACTGTGGAGGACTTTTCATTTAGAACTATTGCCACAATAGCAAAGCTTCCAAATCTTCAGGTTCTCAAATTACTCCGACAAGCTGATGGAGCAAACGAATGGGACATGGAAGGCATGGACGAAGAGGAATTCTTCCCTGAGCTCAAGTTCTTGAAATTGGAAGACTTGAGCATGGTCACGTGGAGAGGCTCAGGACTTCATTTTCCCAGTCTTGAGAAATTGGTTTTGGAAGGTTGCAAGGAGTTGGAAGAGCTCCCTTCCTGTTTATGGGAAACCTTAACTCTTCAATTGATTGCGGTGCATCGATGTCTATACTCTGCCGGAGATGTAGTTCGAGATATTCAGAAACAACAGATAGACTATGGAAATAAGTATCTGAAAATCCTTATCTCAGAAGAAATTGAGGATACTTTGTCATGGTCAGATGGAGATTATGAGGGATGA